A genomic segment from Pyrodictium occultum encodes:
- a CDS encoding lysylphosphatidylglycerol synthase transmembrane domain-containing protein, which yields MHTVQSANKLYILLALAVYIASVAVYGLRWVIVLRRAGVRLRLRDAVEAYLAGILVNNITPSARAGGELMRIAYAYVKTGAAPAKLLNSVVFERISEAVPVVAIAVAALVEVLLSGGRARGLIIGVALMLAAIGLGVKYWDRLLEMASGRLGFSYDPGSEAALQRLLRDRRLLTVAAALGAAVWVMDIFRLYLEALAVGWRAPLGHFVTASFLYLIIGLVAVTPGGVGIVEGGLAATFIALGAEPKQALAITIIERLISYVIASVLGLVVTLISGAGRAWTLLKSRWRRTGFTPRLGA from the coding sequence CTGCATACCGTGCAGTCGGCTAACAAGCTGTACATTCTCCTAGCCTTAGCGGTCTACATAGCGTCCGTAGCAGTGTACGGTCTACGCTGGGTTATAGTGCTGCGCAGGGCTGGGGTCCGGCTCAGGCTCCGAGACGCGGTTGAGGCGTACCTGGCCGGCATACTGGTGAACAACATAACCCCCTCTGCTAGGGCCGGCGGCGAGCTCATGAGGATAGCATACGCCTATGTGAAGACGGGGGCGGCGCCGGCCAAGCTGCTTAACAGTGTCGTCTTTGAGCGCATAAGCGAGGCCGTGCCGGTGGTCGCTATAGCTGTAGCAGCCCTCGTGGAGGTTCTGCTCTCCGGCGGCAGGGCTCGCGGGCTCATAATCGGTGTTGCCCTAATGCTTGCAGCGATAGGCCTCGGCGTAAAGTACTGGGATAGGCTGCTCGAGATGGCCTCGGGGAGGCTGGGCTTCAGCTATGATCCCGGCTCCGAAGCAGCCTTGCAGAGGCTCCTGAGGGACCGGCGGCTGTTGACGGTGGCAGCCGCTCTCGGCGCTGCTGTATGGGTTATGGATATATTTAGGCTCTACCTTGAAGCGCTGGCGGTGGGCTGGAGGGCGCCGCTCGGGCACTTTGTCACGGCATCCTTCCTATACCTTATAATCGGCCTGGTAGCCGTAACCCCTGGCGGGGTCGGGATAGTTGAAGGCGGGCTGGCGGCCACATTCATAGCTCTAGGTGCGGAGCCCAAGCAGGCCCTGGCTATAACCATAATAGAGAGGCTGATCTCATACGTAATAGCCTCGGTACTGGGGCTTGTGGTCACACTAATCAGCGGGGCAGGGAGGGCTTGGACCCTCTTAAAGTCGCGCTGGCGTCGGACTGGTTTTACCCCAAGATTGGGGGCATAG
- a CDS encoding glycosyltransferase family 4 protein, translating into MDPLKVALASDWFYPKIGGIETHIHELALTLQRMGHEPHVFTHDYRAFGPYRDSFPYPVHRLRGRFYIKSAHVSLGPGALMEANNIYKKVGFDITHVHSIYSPLAVAMANLSRGIRGVPVVATNHSLFLWRRATLPLVYVIRHFLRRVDAFIAVSRKVAEDSRRLLRLDGHPLYIVPNAVDPSFWRPAEDEERARARRALGIPEESFTVATVGRFTRRKRIHVVPRIVAEAARKTGQAINLVIVGDGPLADLVAEEARRYSREVRVMILGFVERERLREIYWASDLLVVPARLEAFSITALEAMACGVPVIGFRESGISDVIEDGSTGFLVDSDEEAAEKAALLALDEDLRARMEHRAPLHIAQHFSWEKVGRNIVEIYRATMEAAAGSDKRYLLYRLWRWIMG; encoded by the coding sequence TTGGACCCTCTTAAAGTCGCGCTGGCGTCGGACTGGTTTTACCCCAAGATTGGGGGCATAGAGACCCATATACATGAGCTTGCTCTTACGCTGCAGAGGATGGGGCACGAGCCTCACGTGTTCACCCACGACTATAGGGCCTTCGGGCCCTACCGTGACTCGTTCCCCTACCCTGTGCATAGGCTTAGAGGGAGATTCTACATCAAGTCAGCGCACGTCAGCCTCGGGCCTGGGGCGCTGATGGAGGCGAACAATATATACAAGAAGGTGGGGTTTGATATAACCCATGTACACAGCATATACTCGCCCCTTGCCGTGGCAATGGCTAACCTCTCCCGCGGCATCCGTGGAGTGCCTGTAGTCGCGACTAATCATTCTCTCTTCCTCTGGCGCCGCGCGACCCTCCCCCTAGTCTATGTGATACGGCATTTTCTCCGGCGGGTGGACGCCTTCATAGCCGTGAGCCGGAAGGTCGCAGAGGATTCGCGGAGGCTCCTGCGGCTAGACGGGCACCCGCTCTATATAGTGCCTAACGCTGTTGATCCATCCTTCTGGAGGCCGGCAGAGGACGAAGAGAGGGCCAGGGCTAGGCGGGCTCTCGGCATCCCGGAGGAGTCGTTTACCGTGGCCACCGTGGGCAGGTTCACTAGGAGGAAGAGGATCCACGTGGTACCACGCATAGTGGCTGAGGCGGCTAGGAAGACCGGGCAAGCTATCAACCTGGTTATCGTCGGCGACGGGCCTCTCGCCGACCTCGTGGCCGAGGAGGCTAGGAGGTACTCGAGGGAAGTTAGGGTGATGATTCTAGGCTTTGTTGAGAGGGAGAGGCTGCGCGAGATATACTGGGCCTCCGACCTCCTAGTCGTGCCGGCGAGGCTGGAGGCATTCTCCATAACCGCCCTGGAGGCTATGGCGTGCGGCGTCCCGGTCATAGGCTTCAGGGAGAGCGGCATAAGCGATGTCATAGAGGACGGCTCTACGGGGTTCCTCGTGGATAGCGACGAGGAGGCGGCTGAGAAGGCGGCCCTGCTAGCACTCGACGAGGATCTTAGGGCTAGGATGGAGCATAGGGCGCCTCTCCATATAGCGCAGCACTTCTCCTGGGAGAAGGTTGGCCGGAACATAGTGGAGATATACCGGGCCACTATGGAGGCCGCTGCTGGCAGCGATAAACGCTACCTGCTCTACCGGCTCTGGCGGTGGATCATGGGATGA
- a CDS encoding polysaccharide deacetylase family protein, giving the protein MTPRVAVISFDVEQDCPPYLDSARGVEEGLPRILELLAEERVRATFFFTAEMARRFPRLARRVVDEGHELGSHGYRHERLDRLPRSEAARVLERSTSILRGYGEVKVFRAPNLKLPENLLPVLAKLGYRVDSSTARYKPPFPRRVEKHGPLVRVPVSVTSSVLRLPWRLQRPLHGALAPPRVYFSHPWEYVDMSREPVRLDCRFNTGEPALELLRRLIRFLRGEGYMLATLCEAVRMLGHDVEC; this is encoded by the coding sequence ATGACCCCCCGGGTGGCGGTGATAAGCTTCGATGTGGAGCAGGACTGTCCGCCCTACCTGGACTCGGCCCGTGGCGTGGAGGAGGGGCTTCCGAGGATACTCGAGCTGCTGGCCGAGGAGAGGGTCCGGGCCACATTCTTCTTCACTGCAGAGATGGCTAGGAGGTTCCCGCGGCTAGCCCGGAGGGTTGTGGACGAGGGCCACGAGCTGGGCTCCCACGGCTACCGCCATGAGAGGCTAGACCGGCTGCCCCGCAGCGAGGCTGCGAGAGTGCTCGAGAGGTCCACTAGCATCCTCCGCGGCTACGGCGAGGTGAAGGTGTTCCGGGCCCCCAACCTGAAGCTGCCGGAGAACCTGCTGCCGGTACTGGCCAAGCTCGGCTACCGGGTGGACTCCTCCACGGCTAGGTATAAGCCGCCCTTCCCCCGGCGCGTCGAGAAGCACGGGCCGCTGGTGCGTGTACCGGTGTCGGTAACCTCCTCTGTGCTCCGGCTCCCCTGGAGGCTCCAGCGCCCCCTGCATGGGGCGCTTGCCCCGCCGCGCGTGTACTTCTCCCATCCCTGGGAGTACGTGGATATGTCAAGGGAGCCGGTTAGGCTGGACTGTAGATTCAACACTGGGGAGCCGGCGCTCGAGCTTCTACGGCGCCTCATACGCTTCCTCCGCGGCGAGGGCTACATGCTGGCGACGCTGTGCGAGGCTGTACGCATGCTCGGCCACGATGTGGAGTGCTAG
- a CDS encoding integrase — protein sequence MLAGPPLDEAPHRLGRALEFLEDLRRAIGFYYTVYRVMLESGARYTHVLRMIKEWNPSEIIEIPGVDIVYQRLVCFGDRGFCRYCRYYMGVRGSTKQCKRIYFSHKTLELLEQITPRSISRHQPRKYAEKHGLILPKLYEEDCLETNDQGYEQGGSKIHTIKVRGAKGKRGKIRRPTRRSRSSIPRIPKASG from the coding sequence GTGCTAGCCGGCCCTCCTCTCGACGAGGCTCCGCACCGCCTCGGGAGAGCACTAGAATTCCTTGAGGACTTGAGGAGAGCCATAGGGTTCTACTACACTGTTTACAGGGTTATGCTTGAATCAGGTGCTAGGTATACCCATGTCCTAAGAATGATCAAGGAATGGAATCCTAGTGAGATTATTGAGATACCTGGTGTAGACATAGTATACCAGAGACTAGTATGCTTTGGGGACAGGGGTTTCTGTAGATATTGTAGATACTACATGGGGGTACGTGGATCAACTAAGCAGTGTAAGCGGATATACTTCTCCCATAAGACCCTGGAATTATTAGAGCAGATTACTCCTAGGAGTATAAGCAGGCATCAGCCTAGAAAATATGCTGAGAAACACGGCTTAATCCTACCAAAGTTATATGAGGAAGATTGCTTGGAGACTAATGACCAAGGCTATGAACAGGGAGGTAGCAAAATTCATACAATCAAGGTTCGGGGAGCTAAGGGTAAGCGAGGCAAGATACGAAGACCTACTAGAAGAAGCAGATCAAGCATACCCAGAATACCTAAAGCATCTGGTTAA
- a CDS encoding arginine--tRNA ligase, producing the protein MPDQPSRRVYEAAPQRLLARAVAEALERQGASLSEEERRQIEYTVAESPNPELGDYGIPLARYARRYRADISRLFEDASSILAEEPIVSEAKRAGAYLNITLNAVEAARLVFDAARREGFGYGRVKTDKPMRIVVEHTSANPVHPLHIGHARNASLGDTLARLLRARGHVVQTRFYINDMGRQVAVLAYGYIAAGLGEPPEGVKPDHWIGLVYAITHTLADIEELKKRLERLRKEERYEEYRQLLRELDELVADASRLRERDPALFERIAKALQGRNPEEEISRLMQDYEYRRGPEKVEKIRRVVNLCLQGFRETLGRLGIVIDKWDWESELAWTSMVSKILEQARRSPYATVHKGALALDLQPLLKDPVVRKHLGVPESYEVPPLILQRSDGTTLYTTRDIAYSIKKFREFNAGKVFNVIAAEQRLEQLQVRLALIALGYRREGLNMIHYAYEMVNLPGQKMSGRRGRYITLDELLDQAVEMARREVEKRSPDLPEDEKKRIAEAVGTAAVRYTLVSVSASKPMTFSIEEALNFERNSAPYVLYTHARASSILAKARERGISLDWDSIDYTAAEENQLRRSLVLQALIYPYIFAKAADEQRPELIVAYLNRLADTFNKWYTSGDSAVNEPDPGKRVFKLALVYTVKQILANALDLLGIKAVERM; encoded by the coding sequence TTGCCCGACCAGCCCTCGAGGAGGGTGTACGAGGCCGCTCCCCAGAGGCTTCTAGCCCGTGCCGTGGCTGAGGCGCTGGAAAGGCAGGGTGCCAGCCTCTCCGAGGAGGAGAGGAGGCAGATAGAGTACACCGTGGCAGAGTCGCCCAACCCCGAGCTAGGGGACTACGGGATCCCGCTGGCTAGGTATGCAAGACGCTACCGCGCCGACATATCTAGGCTCTTTGAGGACGCCTCAAGCATACTCGCCGAGGAGCCGATTGTGTCCGAAGCCAAGCGTGCCGGGGCCTACCTGAACATCACCCTGAACGCGGTGGAGGCCGCCCGCCTGGTCTTCGACGCGGCTAGGCGGGAGGGCTTCGGGTACGGCCGCGTCAAGACGGATAAACCCATGAGGATAGTGGTGGAGCATACAAGCGCCAACCCTGTACACCCCCTCCACATAGGCCACGCGAGGAACGCTAGCCTCGGGGACACCCTGGCCAGGCTCCTCCGCGCCCGCGGCCACGTGGTGCAGACGCGCTTCTACATAAACGACATGGGCCGCCAGGTGGCGGTGCTGGCCTACGGCTACATCGCCGCAGGCCTCGGCGAGCCGCCCGAGGGGGTTAAGCCAGACCACTGGATAGGCCTCGTCTACGCCATAACGCATACGCTCGCGGATATAGAGGAGCTGAAGAAGAGGTTAGAGCGGCTCAGAAAGGAGGAGAGGTACGAGGAGTACCGCCAGCTCCTCCGCGAGCTCGACGAGCTGGTTGCAGACGCCTCGAGGCTGAGGGAGCGGGACCCAGCCCTATTTGAGAGGATAGCCAAGGCCCTACAGGGCAGGAACCCCGAGGAGGAGATATCGAGGCTAATGCAGGACTACGAGTACCGCCGAGGCCCCGAGAAGGTAGAGAAGATCCGCCGAGTAGTGAATCTCTGCCTCCAGGGGTTCCGGGAGACACTCGGAAGGCTCGGCATAGTCATAGACAAGTGGGACTGGGAGAGCGAGCTGGCCTGGACAAGCATGGTCTCCAAGATACTCGAGCAGGCCCGCCGCAGCCCCTACGCCACAGTGCACAAGGGAGCCCTCGCACTCGACCTCCAGCCCCTCCTAAAGGACCCAGTGGTGCGCAAGCACCTGGGCGTACCCGAGAGCTACGAGGTGCCCCCGCTAATCCTCCAGAGGAGTGACGGCACCACACTCTACACCACGAGGGACATAGCATACAGCATAAAGAAGTTCAGGGAGTTCAACGCGGGCAAGGTATTCAACGTGATAGCGGCTGAGCAGAGGCTCGAACAGCTACAGGTGAGGCTGGCACTCATAGCCCTAGGCTACCGCCGCGAAGGCCTAAACATGATCCACTACGCGTACGAGATGGTGAATCTCCCGGGGCAGAAGATGAGCGGCCGCCGGGGCCGCTACATAACCCTTGACGAGCTGCTAGACCAGGCCGTCGAGATGGCGCGGAGAGAGGTGGAGAAGAGAAGCCCAGACCTCCCCGAGGACGAGAAGAAGAGGATAGCAGAGGCGGTTGGTACGGCAGCGGTGCGCTACACCCTCGTCTCAGTGTCAGCCTCTAAGCCCATGACCTTCAGCATAGAGGAGGCCCTCAACTTCGAGAGGAACAGCGCCCCCTACGTCCTCTACACACACGCCCGTGCGTCAAGCATACTGGCGAAGGCGAGAGAGCGCGGAATAAGCCTAGACTGGGACAGCATAGACTACACAGCCGCAGAGGAGAACCAGCTACGCCGCAGCCTCGTGCTGCAGGCGCTAATCTACCCCTACATATTCGCCAAGGCCGCTGACGAGCAGCGTCCAGAGCTCATAGTAGCCTACCTAAACAGGCTGGCAGACACGTTCAACAAGTGGTATACCAGTGGCGACAGCGCGGTAAACGAGCCTGATCCCGGCAAGAGGGTGTTCAAGCTAGCCCTGGTATACACGGTGAAACAGATACTGGCCAACGCCCTAGACCTGCTAGGCATAAAGGCAGTAGAGAGGATGTAA
- a CDS encoding DUF167 domain-containing protein, with protein sequence MEWKGVHAVEEAIRAHIAEGDGYVDIQLYVKPDSSFTGLRMEAGELVFYTEEPPVQGRANASLVRFFSRLFGVSRSMVDIVYGAGSRTKRIRIKGVTADQVLEKLIEALRESEKR encoded by the coding sequence GTGGAGTGGAAGGGTGTCCATGCCGTGGAGGAGGCCATACGCGCCCACATAGCGGAGGGGGATGGATACGTAGATATCCAGCTCTACGTGAAGCCTGATTCCTCCTTCACCGGGCTGAGGATGGAGGCCGGGGAGCTGGTATTCTACACCGAGGAGCCTCCGGTGCAGGGCCGCGCCAACGCTAGCCTCGTAAGGTTCTTCTCAAGGCTCTTCGGGGTCTCGCGCTCGATGGTGGATATAGTCTATGGGGCCGGGAGCCGGACCAAGCGGATACGCATCAAGGGGGTTACGGCTGACCAGGTGCTTGAGAAGCTGATAGAAGCGCTCCGGGAGAGCGAGAAGCGCTAG
- a CDS encoding CBS domain-containing protein, with product MPSALLLRFYETIEPDATVAKAIRLLGTRGISHAAVVDDEGLLIGVVSVKDLARHLLDVFEDAGAVERFNFKAALETSVYEVANKPPYVAERMGPREAAEIMIQRGIGFLPVVDESGRFISAYTELDYAMQLLGSNEPARCYATHSLVMGDPSEPLIEALGYMYEKGFRRLPLNVDEEYYLATMTSILMAIARRPSEDTLLEPLASRSAPAPVLDYEAAVVSDVAELILSVNERALLLLDGERLARAIITERDLLRAYLGRGEC from the coding sequence GTGCCGTCAGCCCTGCTGCTACGCTTCTACGAGACCATTGAGCCAGACGCCACGGTTGCTAAGGCTATCCGGCTTCTCGGCACCCGTGGGATAAGCCACGCAGCCGTTGTGGATGACGAGGGCCTACTCATAGGCGTAGTATCCGTGAAGGATCTGGCACGGCACCTGCTGGACGTCTTTGAGGATGCCGGCGCTGTGGAGAGGTTCAATTTCAAGGCGGCGCTGGAGACAAGTGTCTACGAGGTGGCCAATAAGCCTCCATACGTGGCGGAGAGGATGGGCCCAAGGGAGGCGGCGGAGATCATGATACAGAGGGGGATAGGCTTTCTCCCTGTAGTCGACGAGTCCGGCCGCTTCATCTCGGCCTACACCGAGCTGGACTACGCTATGCAGCTGCTGGGGAGCAACGAGCCCGCCCGGTGCTATGCCACCCACAGCCTGGTCATGGGTGATCCAAGCGAGCCCCTAATAGAGGCTCTCGGCTATATGTACGAGAAGGGGTTTAGGAGGCTTCCGCTTAACGTGGACGAGGAGTACTATCTGGCTACCATGACGTCCATACTCATGGCTATAGCCCGGCGCCCGTCCGAGGACACGCTCCTCGAGCCCCTTGCAAGCCGTTCAGCCCCCGCGCCGGTCCTAGACTATGAGGCAGCCGTGGTGTCTGACGTAGCCGAGCTAATCCTCTCAGTCAACGAGAGGGCCCTCCTGCTGCTGGACGGCGAGAGGCTAGCTAGAGCTATAATCACGGAGCGCGACCTCCTTAGGGCCTACCTGGGCAGGGGGGAATGCTAG
- a CDS encoding DUF2283 domain-containing protein has translation MELEEPRKRRYCIEDIERVWIEYDRQSDILYIHFGDIDEEAEEAILTENDIVFRVKSGKLLTMSIMDFSRKAGLE, from the coding sequence GTGGAGCTGGAAGAGCCGAGGAAGAGGAGGTACTGCATCGAAGACATCGAGAGAGTATGGATAGAGTATGACAGACAGAGCGACATACTCTACATACACTTTGGAGACATCGACGAGGAGGCGGAGGAGGCTATACTCACCGAGAACGATATAGTGTTCCGCGTTAAAAGCGGGAAGCTCCTAACAATGAGTATAATGGACTTTTCCCGGAAGGCGGGGCTTGAGTGA
- the speD gene encoding adenosylmethionine decarboxylase → MEAVGREVRQTGTAQEDFIVGKHVYGNLYGVAREKLWDEEGLKRIVVEAARVANMHLVDLKSWKFSGYHGGVSVIALVLESHIAIHTWPDYGYATVDVYTCGANSDPWKAFNYIVSSLRPRHYIVHYADRSSIPGATGEHG, encoded by the coding sequence ATGGAGGCCGTCGGTAGGGAGGTTAGACAGACCGGTACCGCGCAGGAAGACTTCATAGTGGGCAAACACGTCTATGGCAACCTCTACGGTGTAGCCCGGGAAAAACTGTGGGACGAGGAGGGCCTAAAGCGTATTGTAGTCGAGGCTGCCAGGGTTGCTAACATGCATCTAGTCGACCTCAAGTCCTGGAAGTTCAGCGGCTACCATGGCGGCGTCTCCGTTATAGCTCTCGTGCTCGAGAGCCATATAGCCATACATACGTGGCCTGATTATGGCTATGCTACTGTAGACGTCTACACCTGCGGCGCCAACAGTGATCCCTGGAAGGCATTCAACTACATAGTGTCGAGCCTAAGGCCTAGGCACTACATAGTGCACTACGCGGATCGGAGCAGTATACCCGGGGCTACAGGGGAGCACGGGTAG
- a CDS encoding TIGR00304 family membrane protein, producing the protein MSTPVEGGGTLSKLVPAGIALIFIGVLLIFIGVFYSIIRSGGKGEYGGVVVIGPFPIVFGSGGGAVKIAVIGAIILMILALVIMLLPLLLARGGTVAWKP; encoded by the coding sequence TTGAGCACCCCCGTCGAGGGCGGCGGCACGTTATCAAAGCTTGTGCCGGCGGGCATAGCGCTCATCTTCATAGGCGTCCTCCTCATCTTCATAGGTGTCTTCTATAGTATCATCCGCAGCGGTGGCAAAGGCGAGTACGGAGGGGTAGTGGTCATAGGCCCCTTCCCCATAGTGTTTGGCTCGGGCGGCGGGGCTGTAAAAATAGCAGTAATAGGCGCGATAATACTGATGATACTGGCACTAGTGATAATGCTGCTACCCCTCCTCCTGGCCAGGGGTGGGACTGTGGCCTGGAAGCCCTAG
- a CDS encoding class I SAM-dependent methyltransferase, with protein sequence MPGVIQNPAGYNPESNSIIASGAHEPNYGRLWVMIGFDYQPSVPWVPTRDEVIRSLVSILNPKEGDVVYDVGCGDGRVAVALAEAFPHIRVKCIELRSDLAERARQAVRERDLTGRVEVIEADFFKTPLRDADIIYMYLLTSVNQKLRPKLEEELKPGAIVVTLDFPIPGWNPVTTFELQRSWQKTLYVYVKGVSDRSMEPSEREKLLQQAMERIRKMPGG encoded by the coding sequence ATGCCCGGCGTCATCCAAAACCCCGCAGGATACAACCCCGAGTCTAACTCTATAATAGCCTCCGGCGCCCACGAACCAAACTATGGGAGGCTCTGGGTCATGATAGGGTTTGACTATCAGCCCTCGGTGCCCTGGGTGCCCACAAGGGACGAGGTTATTCGCAGCCTGGTTTCGATACTCAACCCCAAGGAGGGCGACGTGGTCTACGATGTAGGCTGTGGCGACGGCCGCGTAGCAGTAGCACTGGCCGAGGCTTTCCCCCATATACGTGTTAAGTGCATTGAGCTGAGGAGCGATCTTGCGGAAAGGGCTAGGCAGGCTGTGAGAGAGCGGGATCTCACAGGCCGTGTAGAGGTTATAGAGGCTGACTTCTTTAAGACTCCCCTACGCGATGCCGACATAATCTATATGTACCTTCTGACGAGCGTGAATCAGAAGCTTAGGCCGAAGCTCGAGGAGGAGCTGAAGCCCGGCGCCATAGTGGTGACGCTTGACTTCCCTATACCCGGCTGGAACCCGGTGACCACGTTCGAGCTGCAGCGTTCATGGCAGAAGACGCTATACGTCTACGTCAAGGGCGTGTCAGACCGGAGCATGGAGCCTTCTGAGAGGGAGAAGCTGCTCCAGCAAGCTATGGAGAGGATTAGAAAGATGCCGGGCGGCTAG
- the cysS gene encoding cysteine--tRNA ligase encodes MRWRGRPRIRVRNTMGQRLEVFEPLEPGIVRMYVCGPTVYDYTHLGHARTYVAFDAIKRYLALRGYSVIHVQNITDIDDKIIDRARREGRDWREIVDTYSRDYFEMLQKLKISVHIHPRVTDHIKEIIEFIQGLIDKGYAYVAPSGSVYFDVDAFPGYGELSGRFHPEEWRQEEDVLREKKHPYDFALWKAWKPGEPYWEAPWGRGRPGWHIECSVMSSKYLGEQFDIHGGGQDLVFPHHENERAQSEAFFGKKPWVRYWLHTGYLTIRGEKMSKSLGNIIPFREASKKWSPSVLRLWLLSAHYRTQLDFSEGALEQAEANLRRLRGAVSDLARMLREAEPRGRLSDKELKALGEVVDAYYGFHEAMSDDFNTARALAAVLKLTRITNSTLIPGEYYTAGLLALRVYEEFNTVFAVLDDVLQGAGAPAAEMTEKLVEIIVSVRQELRKRRLFDLADSIRSELARLGIRLYDHPGGKTTWRIERMGD; translated from the coding sequence TTGAGGTGGCGTGGCAGGCCGCGAATACGCGTGAGGAACACTATGGGCCAGAGGCTCGAGGTCTTCGAGCCCCTTGAGCCCGGCATTGTCCGCATGTACGTCTGCGGCCCGACGGTGTACGACTACACCCACCTCGGCCACGCGCGCACCTATGTAGCCTTTGACGCCATAAAACGGTACCTGGCTCTCCGAGGCTACAGTGTCATCCATGTACAGAACATAACGGACATCGATGACAAGATTATCGACCGTGCCAGGCGCGAGGGGAGGGACTGGCGTGAAATAGTGGACACCTACAGCCGCGATTACTTCGAGATGCTGCAGAAGCTCAAAATAAGCGTCCACATTCACCCAAGGGTTACAGACCACATAAAGGAGATCATAGAATTCATCCAGGGTTTGATAGACAAGGGCTACGCCTACGTGGCCCCCAGCGGTAGCGTGTACTTCGACGTAGACGCCTTCCCCGGCTACGGCGAGCTGAGCGGCCGCTTCCACCCCGAGGAGTGGAGGCAGGAGGAGGACGTGCTCAGGGAGAAGAAGCATCCCTACGACTTCGCGCTCTGGAAGGCTTGGAAACCCGGCGAGCCCTACTGGGAGGCCCCCTGGGGCCGGGGAAGGCCCGGCTGGCACATAGAGTGCAGCGTGATGTCCTCCAAGTACCTCGGCGAGCAGTTCGATATCCACGGCGGGGGCCAGGACTTGGTCTTCCCCCACCACGAGAACGAGAGGGCCCAGAGCGAGGCCTTCTTCGGGAAGAAGCCCTGGGTACGCTACTGGCTCCACACGGGCTACCTAACCATACGCGGGGAGAAGATGAGCAAGAGCCTTGGCAACATCATACCCTTCCGGGAGGCCTCGAAGAAGTGGAGCCCGAGCGTGCTACGCCTCTGGCTGCTAAGCGCCCACTACCGTACTCAGCTCGACTTCAGCGAGGGTGCCCTCGAGCAGGCTGAGGCCAACCTGCGCCGGCTCCGGGGCGCGGTGTCAGACCTCGCCAGGATGCTGAGGGAGGCCGAGCCAAGGGGCAGGCTAAGCGACAAGGAGTTGAAGGCCCTGGGCGAGGTGGTTGACGCCTACTACGGGTTCCACGAGGCTATGAGTGATGACTTCAACACAGCCAGAGCCCTAGCGGCCGTCCTAAAGCTGACCAGGATAACCAATAGCACCCTTATACCCGGCGAGTACTACACGGCAGGGCTTCTCGCCCTCCGCGTCTACGAGGAGTTTAACACGGTATTCGCTGTGCTCGACGACGTGCTCCAGGGCGCCGGGGCGCCGGCGGCAGAGATGACTGAGAAGCTGGTCGAGATAATAGTATCTGTGCGCCAGGAGCTGAGGAAGAGAAGGCTATTCGACCTGGCAGACTCCATAAGATCGGAGCTAGCGCGGCTGGGGATAAGGCTCTACGACCATCCCGGCGGAAAAACGACGTGGCGTATAGAGCGTATGGGAGACTAG